A window of the Bdellovibrio svalbardensis genome harbors these coding sequences:
- the lptB gene encoding LPS export ABC transporter ATP-binding protein, producing MSMLTIKDISKAFKKRKVVDGVSFSVESGQVVGLLGPNGAGKTTSFYMVVGIIQTDTGSINLDEENISNLPMYKRARVGLSYLAQEPSIFRKLTVAENITVSLEAHGYSGAQRAEKLEQLIADFRIGHIRDSFGYSLSGGERRRVEIARALAGSPKFLLLDEPFAGIDPIAVADIQNIIRELKAKGIGVLITDHNVRETLGICDYAYILKDGKIQVSGSSDEIANSELARKFYLGEHFKL from the coding sequence ATGAGTATGCTCACCATCAAGGACATTTCAAAGGCCTTCAAAAAACGTAAAGTCGTTGATGGCGTTTCTTTCTCAGTAGAGTCGGGGCAAGTTGTGGGGCTATTGGGTCCCAATGGAGCTGGTAAAACAACTTCTTTCTATATGGTCGTAGGGATCATTCAAACCGACACCGGCTCGATCAATCTGGACGAAGAAAATATCTCTAATTTACCTATGTATAAACGCGCACGCGTTGGTCTAAGTTATTTGGCTCAGGAGCCAAGTATTTTTAGAAAGCTGACGGTCGCCGAAAACATTACGGTGTCACTCGAAGCTCATGGCTATAGCGGGGCTCAGCGCGCGGAAAAGTTGGAGCAGCTGATCGCTGATTTCCGCATCGGGCATATTCGCGATAGTTTTGGCTACTCTTTATCGGGAGGGGAGCGTCGCCGTGTGGAGATTGCTCGGGCTCTTGCCGGGTCTCCTAAGTTCCTTCTTTTGGATGAGCCCTTCGCGGGGATCGATCCAATTGCGGTCGCCGATATCCAGAATATCATCCGCGAACTTAAGGCCAAAGGTATAGGAGTTCTTATCACGGATCATAACGTGCGTGAGACTTTAGGTATTTGCGATTATGCTTATATACTGAAGGACGGGAAGATCCAGGTTAGCGGAAGTTCTGATGAAATCGCTAATTCTGAACTCGCTCGTAAGTTCTACCTCGGTGAACACTTTAAACTTTAG
- a CDS encoding S8 family serine peptidase: protein MKFGFFYFILALLTVSSAHAERFVVIMKDRQSFARAQGLAGHVEARLKNLNTLIVNATTSAELTALKASPGVIHVEQEYFHAPPPPVLSRATLVTKTVLTPSQPWGIQAVKAPEAWAVSNKGEGIRVLVVDSGVDATHPAIAPNFEKGRDFTSRWNSNDFSDLTGHGTHVAGTIAGVEDAHGFSGVAPKARILAGRACLPTGCSSAAVLDAINWGIEEKVDVINLSLGSPSSTLAEQTALQKADQAGISVVAASGNFGIAQVFHPAAHPTVIAVGAVDRDLQQAVFSQYGPELSLVAPGVEVVSSIPVDSGRDSTVTVHAASGALKAPAYFFHGTTPKFGAITRPVVDCGKGTPADFSNKDVYGKYVLVSRSKTPFEDQIRNAMRVGAYDVLIYNNEPGQTDSRLFDSENALFASAHLLEQETGLRILKALATEPQLQLTVDTVAASYQETFGTSMATPHVSGVVALVKAANRNLSAAEIKKLIMKTATPLGPNEENRYGAGLVNAETAVKAAMEIKQGK, encoded by the coding sequence ATGAAGTTTGGCTTTTTTTATTTTATTCTCGCTCTACTAACTGTCAGTTCGGCCCACGCCGAACGCTTTGTCGTGATCATGAAAGATCGCCAGAGCTTTGCCCGAGCGCAGGGACTTGCGGGCCACGTAGAGGCTCGTCTTAAAAATCTCAACACCCTGATCGTCAATGCGACCACTTCGGCAGAACTGACGGCGCTGAAAGCTTCGCCGGGAGTGATTCACGTCGAACAAGAATACTTTCATGCACCTCCTCCCCCTGTTTTAAGCCGGGCTACCCTCGTAACGAAAACCGTGCTCACTCCTTCGCAGCCTTGGGGCATTCAAGCGGTCAAAGCTCCTGAAGCCTGGGCCGTATCTAACAAGGGTGAAGGCATTCGTGTCTTGGTTGTGGATAGTGGTGTCGATGCCACTCATCCTGCGATTGCACCGAACTTTGAAAAGGGTCGCGATTTCACGTCTCGTTGGAATAGCAATGACTTCTCGGACCTTACTGGTCACGGCACCCATGTCGCGGGGACTATTGCCGGGGTTGAAGATGCACATGGATTCTCTGGAGTTGCACCGAAAGCTCGCATCCTTGCAGGCCGAGCCTGTCTGCCCACCGGCTGCTCGAGCGCTGCTGTTTTGGATGCTATCAACTGGGGTATTGAAGAAAAAGTGGATGTCATCAATCTTTCCTTGGGAAGTCCCAGCTCTACTTTGGCTGAACAAACCGCTTTGCAAAAGGCAGATCAAGCTGGCATTTCAGTTGTCGCTGCCTCTGGAAACTTTGGCATTGCCCAGGTTTTCCACCCCGCAGCTCACCCCACTGTGATTGCCGTTGGCGCTGTGGATAGAGATCTGCAGCAGGCTGTGTTTTCCCAGTACGGTCCCGAACTGTCTTTGGTCGCCCCCGGTGTGGAGGTGGTCTCGTCCATCCCCGTCGACTCTGGTCGTGACAGCACCGTGACTGTGCACGCAGCATCAGGTGCATTGAAAGCTCCGGCTTATTTCTTTCATGGCACCACACCCAAGTTTGGAGCTATCACCCGACCTGTTGTGGATTGCGGTAAAGGAACTCCCGCAGATTTCAGCAATAAAGATGTTTACGGAAAATATGTTTTAGTTTCCCGCAGTAAAACTCCATTTGAAGATCAGATACGCAATGCCATGAGAGTCGGAGCTTACGACGTTCTTATCTACAACAATGAGCCGGGCCAGACCGACTCGCGTCTTTTCGATAGTGAGAATGCACTTTTTGCTTCGGCCCATTTGCTAGAGCAGGAAACGGGGCTCAGAATTTTGAAAGCCTTAGCCACAGAACCTCAGCTGCAGTTGACTGTGGATACTGTGGCGGCAAGCTACCAAGAGACCTTCGGGACGTCTATGGCAACACCCCATGTTTCTGGCGTAGTGGCATTAGTCAAAGCGGCGAATAGAAATTTGTCCGCGGCAGAAATTAAGAAGCTGATCATGAAAACCGCCACACCCCTTGGTCCCAATGAGGAAAACCGATACGGAGCGGGGCTGGTCAATGCGGAGACCGCAGTGAAGGCGGCCATGGAAATCAAACAAGGCAAATAA
- a CDS encoding MotA/TolQ/ExbB proton channel family protein, with amino-acid sequence MNPTVTADNMNFLQRAFAEGGFVMYIIAVIAILAIIVIVDRLMKLKNLSVDKKEFTDQIFRMVVAGDLRQAVSFCDARPAPLTNTVKAGLVQAMNKRPDEEIQVAMDAAVMREMPKVEGWVSFLAVFGNIAVLAGLLGTIIGMIGSFRAVAAADPATKALELSKGISHALNCTAFGLGVAITCIIAYGLFQHRIQKTENEVVETSMTLLNLVVANREKIRD; translated from the coding sequence ATGAACCCAACAGTAACAGCAGACAACATGAATTTTCTTCAGCGCGCTTTCGCTGAGGGTGGTTTCGTCATGTACATTATTGCGGTTATCGCGATTCTTGCGATCATCGTAATCGTAGACAGATTGATGAAGCTAAAAAACCTTTCTGTGGATAAAAAAGAATTCACAGACCAAATCTTCCGCATGGTTGTAGCTGGTGATCTTCGCCAAGCTGTCAGCTTCTGTGACGCTCGCCCGGCTCCTCTTACAAACACTGTGAAAGCAGGTTTGGTGCAAGCGATGAACAAACGCCCTGATGAAGAAATTCAAGTGGCGATGGATGCGGCAGTTATGAGAGAGATGCCAAAAGTTGAAGGCTGGGTTTCATTCCTGGCAGTTTTCGGTAACATCGCGGTTCTTGCCGGTCTACTTGGAACGATCATTGGTATGATCGGTTCATTCCGTGCGGTGGCAGCGGCCGATCCAGCGACAAAAGCTTTGGAACTTTCAAAAGGTATCTCGCATGCCTTAAATTGTACGGCTTTTGGCTTGGGCGTGGCGATCACTTGTATCATCGCTTACGGTTTGTTCCAGCATCGTATTCAAAAAACAGAGAATGAAGTCGTAGAGACAAGCATGACTCTTTTGAATCTAGTAGTGGCTAACAGAGAAAAGATTAGAGACTAG
- a CDS encoding ExbD/TolR family protein, which produces MAHIDGGGSSGRERNIELNLVPVIDLMSVLITFLLITAVWTQVSMIQIGSSLYGKKSDTQPNPTPPPMADVVLKVDVKEIGYVLTVGKQVISLPMQNGQFDDAGLIAQLQRVKQLYPEKVDAVLSVADAMPYEQLIKAMDNLLGSGFSAISVATGAAN; this is translated from the coding sequence ATGGCTCACATAGATGGTGGCGGTTCGAGCGGCAGGGAACGGAATATCGAGTTGAATCTCGTTCCGGTTATCGACTTGATGAGTGTTCTCATCACGTTCTTGCTCATCACTGCAGTTTGGACTCAAGTATCTATGATTCAGATTGGCAGTTCTTTGTACGGGAAGAAATCTGACACGCAACCCAATCCAACACCTCCGCCAATGGCAGATGTTGTTTTGAAAGTTGATGTGAAAGAGATCGGTTATGTTTTAACTGTTGGGAAACAAGTGATCAGTCTTCCCATGCAGAATGGCCAATTTGATGACGCAGGTCTGATCGCACAATTGCAGCGAGTGAAGCAGCTTTATCCAGAAAAAGTGGATGCAGTTTTGAGCGTGGCGGATGCGATGCCTTATGAACAGCTTATTAAGGCTATGGATAACCTTCTGGGTTCAGGATTTTCAGCAATATCCGTAGCGACAGGAGCGGCGAACTAA
- the lptC gene encoding LPS export ABC transporter periplasmic protein LptC: MKNIKNFVFIGLLIFLFVEVLIVFPSKLEHEDDKALRARIEAEVRRREQNLADGKGEVEPTSTVAEQRMGGVHLVESQQGLRDWELFANSAEGSQSAGTWKLHQVRVLFYNKEKVEFTVTGDQGSIDAKSKDLSIIGNVTTKSENGYSFMTPSVYYSSLKRIIQSPEQVTMKGPRDSSGEGLVLKGRSMQVLVDESKMIIKENVTAQKPMKEGKTFDVAADGAEFSGKSKEARFLGKVRMTYDNMRLEGPEASFLYDSGASILSSVAVKGGVKVSDADKFATAQTVNLDLLANKYVFKGSPRIIQNNDELTGEEIIFLEGGKKVKIERVRAKMENKKR; the protein is encoded by the coding sequence ATGAAAAACATCAAGAACTTCGTCTTTATTGGGCTTTTGATTTTTCTATTCGTAGAAGTTCTGATCGTATTTCCTTCAAAACTTGAACATGAGGACGATAAGGCACTTCGAGCCCGCATTGAGGCGGAGGTTCGTCGTCGCGAGCAGAATCTCGCAGATGGCAAGGGCGAAGTTGAGCCGACCTCCACGGTTGCCGAACAGCGCATGGGCGGTGTGCATTTGGTGGAAAGTCAGCAAGGCCTTCGCGATTGGGAGCTTTTTGCGAATTCTGCAGAAGGCAGCCAATCTGCGGGAACCTGGAAACTTCATCAAGTCCGCGTTCTTTTTTACAACAAAGAAAAAGTTGAATTTACGGTCACCGGTGATCAAGGGTCTATTGATGCAAAGTCGAAAGATCTCAGTATCATTGGCAATGTGACCACAAAGTCTGAAAACGGTTATAGTTTCATGACGCCTTCGGTGTATTACTCATCACTAAAAAGAATCATTCAGAGTCCCGAACAGGTGACAATGAAGGGTCCCAGGGACAGTTCTGGTGAGGGACTTGTCTTGAAGGGCCGCAGCATGCAGGTTCTGGTTGATGAATCGAAAATGATCATCAAGGAAAACGTCACTGCGCAAAAGCCGATGAAAGAAGGCAAAACCTTTGACGTCGCCGCTGATGGCGCTGAGTTTAGTGGTAAGAGCAAAGAAGCCCGCTTTTTAGGGAAAGTCCGCATGACCTACGATAATATGCGGCTTGAGGGCCCCGAGGCCTCATTCCTTTATGACAGCGGTGCTTCCATTTTAAGTTCCGTAGCAGTCAAAGGGGGCGTCAAGGTTAGTGACGCCGATAAATTCGCGACGGCTCAGACGGTCAACCTAGACCTTTTAGCAAATAAGTATGTCTTCAAAGGCAGTCCTCGGATCATTCAAAACAATGATGAACTGACCGGCGAGGAAATCATCTTTCTCGAAGGCGGAAAAAAGGTTAAGATCGAAAGAGTACGTGCGAAGATGGAGAATAAAAAACGATGA
- a CDS encoding ExbD/TolR family protein produces the protein MAIFRPGERHRYHNILSKKKSKRGVTAILSLTAMVDMFTVLVIFLLQNYNTTGEILYIPKEVTLPKATSVRELKPAHVVTISNKEILLDKDVVATFDEVKNLGAEDWNIPKLKDQLTEALAKSKNEAESKLQNKIRDVVETTKGQDGAEDPNAWSKVTIQADKGVDFLTVKKVLFTVTEAGAGEINFAVTKMPQEPATN, from the coding sequence ATGGCAATTTTTAGACCGGGCGAAAGACACCGCTATCACAATATTTTAAGTAAGAAAAAGAGCAAGCGTGGCGTAACCGCGATCCTGTCATTGACGGCGATGGTGGATATGTTCACCGTTCTGGTGATTTTTCTTCTGCAAAATTACAACACAACAGGTGAAATCCTGTACATTCCTAAAGAAGTGACTCTTCCAAAAGCGACGAGTGTGCGGGAGCTAAAACCAGCCCATGTCGTCACAATTTCCAATAAGGAAATTCTTTTGGACAAGGATGTTGTTGCCACTTTCGACGAAGTTAAAAACTTGGGTGCGGAAGATTGGAATATTCCTAAGCTAAAAGATCAGCTGACAGAAGCTTTGGCTAAATCTAAAAATGAAGCTGAAAGCAAATTGCAAAACAAAATCCGTGATGTTGTGGAAACAACAAAGGGTCAAGACGGTGCTGAGGACCCTAATGCATGGAGCAAGGTGACGATTCAGGCCGATAAGGGCGTGGACTTCCTAACTGTTAAAAAAGTTTTGTTCACTGTCACAGAGGCTGGTGCCGGCGAAATCAATTTCGCGGTGACGAAGATGCCTCAGGAACCGGCGACTAACTAA
- a CDS encoding AAA family ATPase, with amino-acid sequence MKQTVEAWQFSRVIVVASDNSHKILALAESSKNPTYSSMRLCLGILAILLAHSLTLAADYPAASGCSPQSLVNSGFRKNLTDIAYSLESEQAPFNFACQNANATVGRPKTSLFNRDVPLKDQKSYRSVDFLKQIESKIRSKIQDNKNMAKAVKTCLKQDSAKCAEIKDWTTNALPDFVGTARFHLSLAQSAHQIKTWFGKTSTNINTDLDSLGSPKLKHWDPLSAQEKAQAQKAMKIYQEQIRKEHKDSTAEEKKEALLVLRYQHFEQYQSMMAQLPFLQYIQTAKPTPKDILNAVTELETNIATEEAELNKITKALAQNPLGTKSLDLLRYATLVEETLLEKPQYCAIATSLVFTSDNRELGNALAIGLPLLAVSIFAPPIAASMGASALTASGVGVGIGATAGAAFIYDSQKILDQERTRSFSQFYGDESGLELEQVRVAESMRDFQVITMPLALTGTGALAKTALVKRGAIKMASQIPLAMKKP; translated from the coding sequence ATGAAACAGACTGTCGAAGCTTGGCAATTTTCGCGCGTCATTGTTGTGGCCTCTGACAATAGCCACAAGATTCTAGCCTTGGCTGAGTCATCAAAGAATCCGACATATTCTTCAATGAGATTGTGCCTTGGTATTCTCGCAATTCTACTCGCCCACAGCCTAACTCTGGCCGCGGACTATCCGGCAGCTTCGGGGTGTTCCCCGCAGTCTTTGGTGAATTCGGGCTTTCGCAAGAATCTCACTGACATTGCTTATTCCCTAGAGTCAGAGCAAGCGCCTTTCAATTTCGCCTGCCAAAATGCGAATGCCACCGTGGGCCGCCCCAAGACGAGTCTTTTCAATCGCGATGTTCCCTTGAAAGATCAAAAAAGTTATCGCAGTGTCGATTTCCTGAAGCAGATCGAAAGCAAAATTCGCAGCAAAATCCAAGACAATAAGAACATGGCAAAGGCAGTTAAAACCTGTCTAAAACAAGACTCTGCTAAATGTGCAGAAATCAAGGATTGGACGACGAACGCCCTTCCTGACTTCGTGGGTACCGCCCGTTTTCATCTTTCGCTCGCACAAAGTGCTCATCAGATAAAAACTTGGTTTGGCAAAACCTCCACGAATATCAATACAGACCTAGACAGCTTGGGAAGTCCAAAGCTGAAGCACTGGGATCCTCTGTCTGCTCAAGAAAAGGCACAAGCGCAAAAGGCCATGAAGATCTATCAGGAACAGATCCGCAAAGAGCATAAAGACAGCACCGCAGAGGAAAAAAAGGAAGCTCTGCTGGTTCTGCGTTATCAGCACTTTGAACAGTATCAAAGCATGATGGCGCAACTGCCTTTTTTGCAATACATCCAGACCGCAAAGCCCACTCCGAAAGACATTCTAAATGCCGTCACGGAACTTGAAACTAACATCGCCACAGAAGAAGCTGAACTCAACAAGATCACTAAGGCCCTCGCCCAAAATCCACTGGGAACAAAGTCGCTGGATCTTTTGCGATATGCCACTCTAGTTGAGGAGACCTTGTTGGAAAAACCGCAGTACTGCGCCATTGCCACGTCCCTAGTTTTCACCAGCGACAATCGTGAACTAGGAAACGCTCTGGCGATCGGACTGCCTCTTCTTGCCGTGTCGATCTTTGCACCTCCCATCGCAGCCTCTATGGGCGCCAGTGCTTTGACGGCCTCGGGGGTTGGTGTGGGTATTGGTGCCACGGCCGGAGCGGCCTTTATCTATGACAGCCAAAAAATTCTGGATCAGGAACGGACTCGCTCTTTCTCTCAGTTTTATGGAGATGAATCAGGACTTGAGCTGGAGCAGGTTCGAGTTGCTGAATCCATGCGTGACTTCCAAGTCATCACAATGCCCTTGGCTTTGACTGGTACAGGAGCCTTGGCAAAAACAGCTTTGGTCAAGAGGGGTGCCATCAAAATGGCCTCGCAAATTCCATTAGCCATGAAGAAACCCTAA
- a CDS encoding adenine phosphoribosyltransferase — translation MDLKSLIRDVPDFPQEGILFRDMTPLLQNPKALDFVSQNLVRDVDLSQIDFFAGIESRGFILASHLAATHHKGFLPIRKAGKLPPPTKKISYALEYGTAEIELPLGSGRIMIVDDVLATGGTLQAAIDLSSSAGYKVEAVAVLVNLKFLNKMKFNNKEVFSLVQY, via the coding sequence GTGGATTTGAAGTCTTTGATTCGTGATGTTCCTGATTTTCCTCAAGAGGGGATTCTTTTTCGTGATATGACGCCGCTTTTGCAAAATCCCAAGGCTCTTGATTTTGTTTCGCAGAATCTTGTGCGTGATGTGGATTTGTCACAGATTGATTTTTTTGCGGGGATTGAGTCTCGTGGGTTTATTTTGGCATCGCATTTGGCGGCGACTCATCACAAGGGCTTTTTGCCGATTCGTAAGGCAGGGAAGTTGCCTCCTCCGACCAAGAAAATTAGCTATGCCCTCGAATATGGAACGGCCGAGATTGAGCTTCCTTTGGGCTCTGGACGAATCATGATAGTGGATGATGTTTTGGCCACTGGTGGCACTTTGCAGGCGGCTATTGATTTAAGCAGCTCTGCTGGTTATAAGGTCGAGGCTGTTGCGGTGCTTGTGAATCTCAAGTTCCTCAATAAAATGAAATTTAATAACAAAGAGGTTTTCTCCCTTGTTCAATATTAA
- the rpoN gene encoding RNA polymerase factor sigma-54: MALRQTMNLSQSLVITPQLQQAIKLLQMSRMELESAVRSEIEENPILEEAEMLKDDDLQRTKEAIAEVDPSAGEAANDQHAQDPQKQDEFEWESYIEANQKPPQSGMAGSEEIMNYENVITASQTLHDHLYWQVKMNGFSEEEEQAADALIGAIDDDGYIKVPLEQIAEEEKIELGLLEDTLTLIHEFDPPGVGARDLKECLLVQAKLLQEDTHDLVHLLNNHLKDLEKKNYDAIAKAMGREVEDVIEMCKIIYAMDPKPGRAYASSDTHYVTPDVYVYKVGEDYVVSLNEDGLPRLKISNFYKNMLKGGKSTGDKTQDYIQEKLRSAVWLIKSIHQRQRTIYKVAESIVKHQREFFEKGSEHLKPMVLRDIANDIGMHESTVSRVTTAKYVHTPQGIYELKYFFNSGISSSDGDSLASESVKVKIKDLVAKEDTKNPLSDQKIVDLLKVEGIQIARRTVAKYRDMLKILPSSQRKKYF; the protein is encoded by the coding sequence ATGGCTCTTAGACAGACCATGAACCTGAGCCAATCTCTGGTCATAACTCCACAGTTGCAACAAGCGATTAAGCTTTTGCAGATGTCGCGCATGGAGTTGGAGTCAGCAGTTCGTTCAGAGATTGAAGAAAACCCAATTCTTGAAGAAGCAGAGATGCTGAAAGACGATGATCTTCAGCGTACGAAAGAAGCTATTGCCGAAGTAGATCCAAGTGCTGGCGAAGCCGCCAATGACCAACATGCACAAGACCCACAAAAGCAAGATGAGTTCGAGTGGGAATCTTATATTGAAGCCAACCAAAAGCCTCCACAATCCGGAATGGCGGGTTCTGAAGAGATCATGAATTATGAGAACGTCATCACGGCGTCTCAAACTTTGCATGATCACCTTTACTGGCAAGTGAAAATGAATGGCTTTTCTGAAGAGGAAGAGCAAGCTGCCGATGCTTTGATCGGTGCGATTGACGATGACGGTTATATCAAAGTTCCTCTTGAGCAAATCGCTGAAGAGGAAAAAATCGAATTGGGTCTTTTGGAAGACACTCTGACTTTGATTCACGAATTTGACCCACCAGGAGTGGGCGCGCGTGACTTGAAAGAGTGTTTGTTGGTTCAAGCAAAGCTATTGCAAGAAGATACCCATGACCTTGTTCATCTTTTGAACAATCACTTAAAAGATCTTGAAAAGAAAAACTACGATGCGATCGCCAAAGCCATGGGCCGCGAAGTGGAAGATGTCATCGAGATGTGTAAAATCATCTACGCGATGGATCCGAAGCCAGGCAGAGCTTATGCAAGTTCCGACACGCATTATGTGACTCCGGATGTTTACGTTTACAAAGTAGGCGAAGACTACGTGGTGTCATTGAATGAAGACGGTTTGCCACGTTTGAAAATTTCCAACTTCTACAAAAACATGTTGAAGGGTGGAAAATCCACGGGCGATAAAACTCAGGATTATATCCAGGAAAAACTTCGTTCAGCTGTTTGGCTGATCAAGTCGATTCACCAAAGACAAAGGACGATTTATAAAGTTGCTGAGTCCATCGTGAAACATCAGCGTGAGTTCTTTGAAAAGGGCTCTGAGCATTTGAAGCCGATGGTTCTTAGAGATATCGCGAATGATATCGGCATGCATGAATCCACGGTGTCTCGTGTGACGACCGCGAAGTATGTGCATACACCCCAAGGTATTTATGAATTGAAATACTTCTTCAACTCTGGAATCTCATCTTCTGATGGCGATTCATTGGCAAGTGAGTCAGTGAAAGTTAAAATCAAAGATTTGGTTGCCAAAGAAGACACCAAGAATCCACTTTCGGATCAAAAGATTGTGGATCTTCTCAAGGTGGAAGGTATTCAGATCGCGCGTCGTACGGTGGCCAAATACCGCGATATGCTTAAAATTCTTCCTTCTTCTCAGCGTAAGAAGTACTTCTAG
- a CDS encoding 5'-methylthioadenosine/S-adenosylhomocysteine nucleosidase family protein, which produces MKDVALLMALPNESQGLFEKENISVHYTGIGKVNAALTAMDVIHKTRCKVIINLGTAGSGKFNTHDLIEVSSFVQRDMDITPLGFKIGETPFDPIPGVIDLIPYFPELPHGVCSTGDNFETGTSKLPADLVDMEGYAIAKVCRKMGVQMISLKYITDGANHNAHNDWAANLIPGSQRLLEYFKKMVAFS; this is translated from the coding sequence ATTAAAGACGTTGCACTATTGATGGCTCTTCCGAATGAGTCCCAAGGGCTTTTCGAAAAAGAGAATATTTCCGTTCACTATACTGGCATCGGCAAGGTGAATGCGGCCCTCACAGCTATGGATGTGATTCATAAAACTCGGTGTAAGGTCATCATCAATCTGGGGACTGCAGGTAGTGGGAAGTTTAACACCCATGATTTGATCGAAGTTTCTAGTTTTGTGCAAAGAGATATGGATATTACTCCGCTGGGATTTAAGATCGGGGAAACTCCTTTCGATCCAATTCCAGGTGTGATTGATCTCATTCCTTATTTTCCGGAATTGCCTCACGGAGTTTGCAGCACCGGTGACAACTTTGAAACTGGTACTTCGAAATTGCCGGCTGATTTGGTCGACATGGAAGGTTATGCGATTGCCAAAGTCTGCCGCAAAATGGGTGTGCAGATGATTTCTCTTAAATACATCACTGATGGCGCAAATCATAATGCACATAACGATTGGGCCGCGAACCTCATTCCAGGGTCACAAAGGTTGTTGGAATATTTTAAAAAGATGGTGGCATTTTCTTAA